DNA from Ignavibacteriales bacterium:
GATCCTAGGATATGTCCGGCATCGAGGAATTTCACCATCACTCCATTAGCAACCTGCACTTGTTGTTCATAATTGATACTAATGAATTGTGTCATAGCTGTGGTTACATCCACAACATCATATAACGGCTGTACAAACGGCTCATGCTTTCTTTGGTGTCTCTTATTCACGTATTCAACGTCCCGCTCTTGAATGTATGCGCTATCGTAGAGCATAATATTGCACAAATCGCGCGTTGCCGAAGTGGCATAGATAGGACCGCGATAACCGTTCTTCACAAGATTGGGAAGATTGCCGGCATGGTCAATATGGGCATGCGAGAGAATGACCGCATCAATGTTGGATGGATCGAATGGAAAATTGCGATTCTTTTCGTACGCTTCCGCTCGTTTTCCCTGAAACATGCCGCAGTCGAAAAGAATTTTTGTACCATTCACAGAGACGAGATGCATTGAGCCGGTGACAGTCCGTGCGGCTCCGAGAAATTGAATGTTCATTGGATATTGCTTTCCACAATAGTATGATTCATTGTTTGAAAATAGAAAGAAGAGAGATGAAATGCAAAAGAGGCGATCCTGATTCCAGAATCGCCTCTTCACTGTGTAGGAAGGTATAAGAGATTAATGCTTTACATCGTTTATCCTCTGATCATCATGAAAGCGCTTACTCGATCAACTCTTTCGGCTTACGAACCTAAAAATCATAAATAAAACTGACTTTCGGTTCTACTCGATCTTGTTTTTCAAAGGAACCATCAGCATGTAAGGAGCCATCTGGATATCTGTTTGAGAAGGTACGCTGATAAAGCATTGACACCAATAAATATTTGACAGGTTTGTACCCAATCTCTGCGCTCAGGATAGAAAAATTATCCAATATAAAAACGCGGCCTATTCTTGTTTTATCAAACGCCCCTCGCACAACGATACCGGCGACCTGCGGCAATTGCAATTCTGCATGCAGTATGCCTTGGTTTTTGACGTCATAAGGAGCCTGATAGCCGGCGACGATGTTAAAGGTGTTCAGGACGCTAATAATGATCTCGCCAAAATAACCTCGGTTTGCAGCAACTTGCAAAAGCGTGTCTGATTTACTGAGTCTAGTGACAACATTAAACCGATCATGTTCATATAATGCGTTGAAATAAGCAGGTATATAATTTGCACCATTTATGCGAAATTCATATTTCCCTCTGAGTGTGAGGATTCCCATACCTGAAAGAAACATGTTTATCCCGACGGTAGAGCCATGTCCATAATTGGAGATCTGAGCAAAATCGTAGTACAAGGTCGATTTTAAGAATGAGTAAGATAATATGGGCAACCCAAGATCGAAACCATAGATCGAAAGACCGGCTCTACTCGAGTCAAGGTGTGTGTAATCGGCATACAGGTCCATATCACGTGCATAGGTGACGCCGACTTCAAAGTTGCTGATCACCGGAACCTTCGCAAGACTTGTGAACTTTAAGGGTTTTGCATACCCGCGTAACCCCAAGAGTCCTCTTCCTGTAAAATCGCTGTATACAAATTCGAAACCGAACTTCTCAAAATTGAAATCTAATTCCATTCCTGTTCTCCGCATATCATAGCTTGCACTATTTCGGTAATTATAGATGATCGATCCGTGGCCAAGTAGCGAGTAATCAAGCTGACCGACACGTACGTAGAATGGATCACCTTTTTGCGCCCAGCGAACATAACGAATGATACGGAGATAGTCTTCAAATTTTGAATAATCACCCATGCGTAGCTTCCCCTGCGTATTGAAACGCAAATTGAGATCGAGACCTATGCCGAGCTGTCCGAATGCTACTTCCGGCGTAATGTTGATCAAGTAATACATTTCGCCATCTATGAAAGTGGCGCCAAAGCCCATCGGGATTGTACCACCACTCTTTCCCATCATCGCTGCGGCGGCATTTGGGAGTTGTGCGTTTACGGAGAACGATACAAACATCAGCATCAAGAATATGACAACGAGTATTTTAATTGATTTCATGATTCCTCCTGTTGTTTTTCTGTTCGTTTTCTAAATTCCGAAAAGGATCCGACAAATAAAAACAGCGCCGACCATGCCGGCAAGATCTGCCAGTAACCCGACTGGTACAGCGTGCCGGGAATTTTTAATGTTCACCGCTCCGAAATAAACGGCAAGCACATAAAACGTTGTTTCCGAACTGCCGTACATTGTTGAAGCAAGTACGCCGACGAACGAATCAGGACCATGCGCCTTCATCAACTCTGTCATAATTCCCAATGAACCGCTGCCTGACAGCGGGCGCATGAGCGCCATCGGCAATGTGTCTGCAGGCATACCGATTAAATTTGTGACTGGTGAAATTATCACAACCAGTAAATCCATCGCACCGCTGGCACGGAAAATACCGATAGCAAACAACATTGCTACTAAATAGGGAATGATGCGAATCGCTGTATGAAATCCATCTTTAGCACCTTCCACGAAGACTTCATACACGCGCACTTTCTTCACAAATCCCCAGCCGAGAAACACTGCAATCATCAGCGGAATAGCAAATATAGAAATCAGGTTTATGATGGAACGAAAGAGGTCAGCCATGGCTTTTCCCCTTTGCTGCTTTTCTTTCTTGTTCCAAGTCTTTTTTGTATCTCGGAAGACGCTGAAGAATTTTTGATGCAATCACTCCGGTTATCGTCGCGCATCCCGCACCAAAGATTGCTGTGCCGATAATGATCCCGGGATTTGCAGAACCAGATGCTGCTCGCACTGCAATCGCAGTAGCGGGAATCAAAATTAATCCGCCCGTATTAATTGCAAGGAACGTTACCATTGCGTTTGTTGCAGTACCGGCTTTTGGATTGAGCTTATTCAGTTCCTCCATTGCTTTCAAACCCATCGGTGTTGCAGCGTTGCTGAGGCCGAGCATATTTGCCGCCGTATTCATAATGATCGCACCAATAGCAGGATGATCAGAGGGAACATCTGGAAATAAACGTTTCGTAAGTGGTGCAAGCAATCGTGTAAGCACTTTCACCAATCCGGCTTCCTCTGCAACTTTTATGAGACCAAGCCACAGCGCCATGACACCAATGAGTCCAATTGCAATCTCAACTGCAGTGTTTGCGAAATCGATCGCTGCTTGTGTAATGGCTTTCAATTTCACAAACCGAATCGGTTCCAGTATTATTTTTGCTTTCGCCCAAGATTTGTCGTCAGAAAATACTATGTTCTCCACTTTCCCCGTCAGTTTGTCCTTGGCAGAAGCGGATTTTCCCATTTCTTTCCAATACATCGGTGTTACATCAGTGGACGAAAAAATAAAACTCCCCGTTCCATCTGATAAAAGCGAAATAACAACGGGTTGTTTGACTTCATCAATTTGCGATGTCGTTCCGTAGAAATCGTTGAATTGTTTTGCCGTAAGATAAAACTGCCCTTCCCATCTCATAGCAGTCCCTGATGGTATTTGCGGAGAGAGGAATGTCACTTCCAGCGGCACACCATTTTGGTAGGTGTTTCGTAATTCATCGTTGATATCTTTGCCAACACCAACGATGAGCGCGATGGCAATAAGAAAGAGCCAGATGTAATTTAGCATTACAAATCCCTATGATAGACACTTTAAGCAGACTACATTGAACTCGACGTCAAATTATTCTTTTATATGCAGAAAACCAAACGGAATGTTGAGAATGCGACATCAATCACATTTCGAAAGAAGATAGATGAGAATCAAATATTACAAACGTTCGACGCCTGCGGCTTCAAAGATATTGGTGTATAAAGAATTCCTGAAATCTCTCCAATGAACGCTGTGAGATTTCGAGAACATTTCTTCTTCAAACGAGGGAAAACGCTGAGTAGGTATGCCTATGCAATCAAACTACTTCTTTGATGAAGAAGAGTCGGATGTTTTTTTCCCTTTTCGTACCGCCGGTTTTTTCATCGTAGTCGATTTCTCTACTTTTATTTCGGTTTGCATAGGTATTGATTCAATTTCAATAGGCGCATCTTCATCACTTTGTATTTTTCGTTTGAATCGTTCTTCAAATATTGTGTAGAGAATTGGAATGAAGAACAGTGTCAGTGTTGTCGAAAATGTCAATCCGCCGATGACGGCAATTGCGAGCGGTGCTTGAGTGGATTCGCCGCCCATGCCAATCGCCATGGGAATCAATCCCAACACCGTTGCGAGCGAAGTCATGAGAATTGGCTTAAGTCTCGTTCTGCCGCCGCGGACAACTGCTTCATGGAGCTCAACTCCGGATGCACGCAGTTTGTTTATATAGTCTACTAGTAATATTCCATTACTCACGACAATTCCCACCATAACGATAATGCCTTGCGCAGATGTGACGGAAAGCGTAGTACTAGTCAAAAAGAGCGTCCAGAATACTCCAGCGATCCCGAGCGGAATGGTGAACATGATGATGAAGGGATCAATAAATGATTGGAATTGCGACGCCATCACAACATAGACAAGGAGTATTGCAAGTGCGAACGCGAGTAAAAGTTCGCGGTTCGTTTTCTGCTGCTGCTCAACATTGCCGGTTTGTTTCACTTCAAAACCGAGAGGAATAGTGAGCTGATCAACTTTATTCTGAATATCACTTGCGACGCTTCCTAAATCACGACCTGCAACATTTGCCGTCACTTCTACTAATCGCTGTTGATATTTCCGATCGATCTGGACCGGTGAATTTGCTTTCACGATTGTCGCTATATTCCCAAGGAGTACTTGTTTTCCGCTGTTCGTCGTGATAACAAGTTTTTTCAAATCATCAATCCTCGAACGGTAGTCTTGATCCAAACGTACGAGAATGTCATACTGATTGCCCGTCGTTGGATCAGTAAAAACGGAAGCAACCGTTCCATTCATGCAAGTGTTAATAGTGTTCGAAATATTAGCGACGTTAATGCCAAGAACTCCTGCCTTATCCCGATCTATTTGCACGCGCAATTCAGGGAGATTATCATCCCTTGAAATCTGGACGTCAACCGCACCTGGTGTAGAGCGAACAATACCCAAAATATCCTTCGCCAGCGCTGTTCCTTTTTCTAAATCATATCCTCGTATTTCTACATCAATCGGAGCTGACGATCCAAAATTCATCAAAAATCTCAAGAAACCTCCTTGATCGAGAAACACCGCAGCACCCGGGATTCTTTGAAGTTGTGGGCGTAGTTGTCTGGTAATTTCAAAGACAGATCTGTCGCGTTTGTCTGATGGTACCAGAGCAACCTGTATTCTCGCTGCATGACTTCCTGCATTTCCCCCGCCGCCGCCGCCACCACCGCCTTTTGAGGAGGTAGGGATACCCACATCAACAATCATTGCTTGAACTTCCGGCACATTCTTTTGGATAATCTCTTCAATCAATCTTGCCACTTTGTCTGTATTTTCAACTCTTGAGCCTACCGGAAGTTTGATCGAAACGCTAAATTGACTTTCGTCCTGATCAGGGAAAAATTCTGTTCCGATGAAGGCAAATAATCCAAAGGACAGAAGCGAAAAACCAAGGATTCCGATTACAATAGACCGTCTATGTCCCATTGCCCATGTGAGTCGTTGTTCATACCAAGTATCCAATTGATCAAGTGCATCGTGCGCCTTAACGCGAATACGATCTTGTAATTTTAATGAAGCTCGATTAATTTCTTTTTCAGGCGGCAGATAGTTCAAACACATCAATGGTGTTATTGTTCTCGAAACAAAAAACGATCCGAATAATGCTACAGCAATAGTAACCGTGAGTGGAATAAAAAGAAGTTTTGCAATACCCGTGAGAAAAACGATTGGGAGGAAAACAATAACTGTTGTCAACGTCGACACGAAAATAGGTGCTGCCACTTCCTTTGCTGCTTCAAGTGTCGCTTCAATCTTTGACTGTCCCGGTTTACGCCTATTGTAATGCCGTGAGATGGCCTCCAACTCTACGATCGAGTCATCCACGAGTCTTCCGACAGCGAGTGCCAATCCTCCAAATGTCATGATATTCAGTGTGATGTTCCCAAAACGAAATAAAATAAACGTAATGAGGATAGACATAGGAATAGCGACAAGAATGATAAGCGTACCGCGAACATTCCGAAGGAATAGTAAAATGATGATCATCGCCAATACACCGCCGAGCGTCGCTTCACGCTGCAAACCTGAAATTGTATTGCGAATGTAGAGCGATTGATCGAAGGAGATAGACAATCGTACCGACTCTGGAATACCGGTCAGCTTTGGCAGGTTGCGCATAACGTTATCAACCACATCAACCGTATTTGCACCTGCAAGTTTCTGTACGCGCAAGGTCAATCCCGGTTTACCATTGATGCGTACGATTTCTGTTTGTTCCTGATAACTATCTTCGACCGCACCAATATCTTTGATGCGGATTGGGATTCCATTGACTGTATTCACAATAACATCTTCCATCGGCTTGACGATGTTAAAACGGCTTTCCGTCTTCAACGAATAATCAAATTGACCTGTTCGGAGATCACCGGAAGGAATAATAAGATTGGAATTTGCAACGGCATCCAGGACAGTCGCAACAGGAAGCTGCATTGCTTCGAGTCTGTTCCGGTCAAGCGTCACATGGATTTCTCGAATTCGGCCTCCTGAAACAGGCGCGGAAGCTACTCCTGACAAATGTTCTATCTGTGGTTCAATGATGTTATATGCCAGATCATAGAGATCTCGTTCATCCATATCGCCAAAGACGACTACATTACATACCGGCTGACTGTTTATATCGAAGCGCAGCACTGAGGGTTGTTGAATTCCCTCCGGAAGCTGGCTGAGAACGCGATTTACCCGCTGCATGACATCGATCATTCCGACATCCACGTTGGCATCCCAATTAAAATTTACTCTGACACGTGAAATACCTTCTCGAGTGCTTGATTGCACATAACTTACATCGTTGACCGAACTGACGCTGCGTTCAATAATGCGCGTTACGGATTGCTCCATGTCAAGTGGACCTGCTCCGGGATAATACGTGACCGAAGTGACAACAGGAATCGAAATGTTCGGCAGCAGATCAATGGGAAGCTGTGTGAACGATACAAATCCTAGAACAACAATCGTGCACGCAAAAAGGAATGTCGAGATTGGATAGCGAAGTGCAAGCCGCGTTAGCCACATAGTATGATCCTACTGGAAAAATCCAAACAAGTAATAATGAATGAAGACATAAGGATGACGTATAAAGGATACCCTCATTGCTCATTATGAATTACGAATCATCGCTGTACTGTAACCTGCCCGCCGTCTTTCACGAATTGCTGACCTACCGTAATAATGGTCTCGTCTCCCGTCAAGCCTGAAAGGATCTCCGTGCGTTCAACTTGCTCAACTCCTGTCTGCACCCTGATGCGTTTTACTTTTTTCTCTTCAAGTGCAAAGATATATTGACCATTTTCATCTTTCAGGAGAGCATTGGTCGGCACCGTAACAGCATTTTGATGTTCTGCAAGCGTTATTTGGACGGTTGCGAACATTCCCGGCTTAATAACATGAGAACGATTTGCAATCTCGATTTGAATGGCCATCGTTCGGGTTGATAAGTCGATTGCCTCGCTGAAGCGCGTCACCTTTCCTGTGAATGCTTTCCCAGGCAAAGCATCGAGTGTCACGAGTGCCGTACGAATCTGATAGACATACGGAACAACTTTCTCAGGTACGTTGACAATAATTTTCACATTATCCAGATTCATTAATATAAACAGTGTCGAGCTATTCGCTGTTACCAATGCACCCGGATCAAGAAAACGTTTGATAATAATTCCATTGAATGGCGCGACGATTCGTGAATAGCTCAACCGGGTCGAAGCAGCCTCAAAGTTTGCCTGAGCAACTTTCATTGCGGCATCCGCATTATCTAAATCTTGTTTCGACGCTAAGCTTTTTTCTATTAATTGTTTTATGCGATCAAATGTAATTCGCGCGTTCTGGTACGTCGCCTTCGTTTGTAGATATTGCTGATACAATTCTGCTGAATCAATCGTTGCCAACAATTGGTTCGCTCGAACGACAAATCCCATGTCGGTATAGATGCGCTCAAGATTACCGCTGACCTTAGAGAATATTCCTGCTTGCCTTACAGGCAGAACATCGCCGTTGAATTGAAGCTGTATCTTTACCAATTCATGCAACGGTTTTTCTACTTTTACTAAAGGCGCTATAGAACGTCGCGTATCCGCTGTCTTTGCATTCGTTGTAATTTTATACGCTATAACCGAGCCAGCGATTAAAATAATAAGAAGTGGAACACTATATTTCCATATTTTCTTCACGAGGTTATTCCTACTAAGACATATTGCTCAAGTGTGGTTATTGATTTTTTAATATAGCCCAAATTGAATCTTGATGACAAAACCCTATTTCTTTGGTGAATCGTGTTCCCGTCTTTTCGCGTCATGTGCATCCTTTTCCTGAAGAATTTCATCAAATATTTTCAGTTGATCGACATTTAAAATTCGACGGATTTCCAATCGTGTTGTATCCCACACTGCATGCATTTGGTTTCTTTGAATCTCCATTTGTTTCTTGCGTGCTTCAAGAATTGAATCCAATTGCGCGATTTGACTCTCATTAAGGTGAAGCCGTTCCGTTAACATTTTTTGGAAATCTGGCGGTGTATGACCTGATTTTATAAAAACGCGATCCTGCATAAACCAACCACATATAACTCCCAAAATAAAACTGAGAAGAATAAACAGAATTGTTTTTGTCTTTGGTTTCATAACTCGCCCTTTTCACTCATTATTTAGTCATCACCGCATATAATAAATCACTCTTCGAGAGATTTTCTTGTTGGAGTAATACCTGTGTCGAGACAGAATTTGATGTAATTTTATTTAATAGTTGATCATTCATTGCCGATCCAGTATTATTGTTGTAACTCGTAAAAAAGAATAGGATAAGGACCAAAGTCGCAAGCAAGATAAATGTATTTCTCGCTGAGGGTTCTATTCCAAGCCATTCTACAGTTTGTTCGTCCCGCTTCTCTACTGAATATGCCACATGTGCTGCAAAGGAATTTGCAAGTTCTACTTCACCGAGTGCGCAGATATTTTCTCGCATAAGTTTCGCCTGTTCAATGAATCGACGGCATTCAGGACATACTTCGAGATGTGAAAGTGCCTCAGCTTTTTCACTCTCGTTGACTTCACCATCCAAATAGGATGATACGAGTAATTGTATCTTTTTGTGGTTCATGTTCGTTCCTCGAAATATTCACTCAAGAGATTTTTGAGCTCAGATCGTGCACGAAAGATGCGTGATTTCACAGCTTCCAAGCTGATATTAAGCGTCTCTGCAATCTCACTATATCCTAAATCTTTATACTCACGCAACACAAGGATATCTCTGTGTTCTGGTTTTAATCGTTGAAGCGCCGATTGAACTACCTGACGCCTTTCCTCAGTTAACAGCGAATCAGAGGGCATTCCATGATCTTTATTCTTTCGGCTTTTTTCCAGCGCATCTTCTGTTAAGAAATCTAACGATAAAACTTTCCTGATCTTGCGTTTCCGAATTTCATCAATGCACAAATTCATCGTAATCCGATAAATCCATGAAAAGAATGATGCATCGAACTTAAACCGCGGCAATGACCGATATACTCGAATAAATACTTCTTGTGCGATATCATCCACGTCATCAGAGCTGCCCATTGTTACATAGATCAGGTTTGCCACCTGACGCTGATAACGGTGGACCAGCGACTCAAATGCTTGATGATCACCTGCCTGAATCGCTTTAATAAGTGCAAAATCGTCGGTCACTGTCGTTTCAGTTTCCGCATAATAAACGCATAATGCATCAATTTGTTTCCGCTTCTATTAATTATTGCAGATTTTTAGGGTACAATGTAACGAAAACGAGAAGATCATTGAGGGAACATGAGTTATCATTCAAGAACAACTTCAACAGCCGCCCAAATTATTCTGCAAAGAATCTTCTTTCCCATCATCAATCCAAGACCTGTTCTATCACACCACCGCAGAGAACATCGTCTCCATCATATATCACTACCGATTGACCTGGAGTGATTGCGCGTTTCGGCTGATCAAACGTCACTTTAATATTTCCATTTTCCTCTAAAGAAACAAGTGCATCCGTTCCACTATCCTTATATCGTACTCTTGCCCGCACACGAAGATTCTTTTCCAGCACAGCTATTCCGCTCCAGTTTACTTGACTAGCGATGAGAGTACGATGATGAAGTTCATCATCCGTTCCAATTTTTATCGTATTTGTGTTACTGTCGATTTCAGTTACATACATTTTCTGGCCATATGCTCCGATATTACGGCGTTGACCAATGGTGTAGAATGGATATCCATTGTGCTTGCCGACAACATTTCCATCTTGCACAATATCGCCGCCGGAAACTTGTCCCTGTAAATTGGGAATGCGTTCCTTCAAAAACCTTTCGTAATTATCGTCGGGAACGAAACAGATTTCATAACTTTCGTGTTTTCGTGCATTGATGAGTTCGTACTGTTCCGCAAGTGCCCGCACTTCCGGTTTTGTCATTTCACCGAGAGGAAACATCGTCTTGCTCAGTGCTTCCTGCGTTACCGCCCACAGTGCATAAGATTGGTCTTTCTCAGCATACATGCCACGCGAAAGAATATGCCTTTTCCGATGCTGGTCGAAACGAACACGGGCATAATGCCCGGTTGCAATATACTGAGCTCCACGTTCCTGCGCCTTTTCCAGGAGCACGCCGAATTTAATCTTCCGATTACAGATGACACATGGATTTGGCGTTCGACCTTTGAGATATTCTTCTACAAAATTGTTGATAACGGCAGTTCCAAATTCTTCGCGCAAGTTGACAACGTAATGTGGAAAGCCCAACTTCTCTGCAACGGCATGAGCATCCATCACAGCGTTGAGATCGCAGCAGCTGCTCTCGTTCGGACCAAAACCGCCAACTTCCATATAATCGTACGTCTTCATCGTAATACCAATGACGCTGTAACCTTCTTTCAGCAGCAGCGCGGCTGCAACCGAGGAATCCACACCACCGCTCATGCCAACTGCTACCGTAATATTTTTATTATCCGTTTTCATTTCACTCTTAAGATATGAAACAATTACCCCGTGTTCAAAAACAACAAATGGGATCTGCAGCCCAATTGTTTAACAATGCGAACGATAGAAAAGGTTTCAGCTATGGATGGAATTGTTTCTAACAAACATGGAATGACTTCATATCGTGAGCAAACCCCTTAACGCGATACACCAAGACTATCGAGATCTTTCAAGACCTGTTCCTTAGTCCCCCAATCACTCCAAAGAATTCCCTCTCCACGCAAGACAAAAAGACTTTCCGGAATTACTTCGAGTACGCATTTTGAAAAACTTCTCGATGGAATATTTTCAAATGCATCTACAATAAAGGATTCTTCTTCATCCGTACCATACACCGATTTTCCTTTTTTAAAGGCATCATAAATAACTTTCAGTTGCTGACGGTACATCTTTACTAATGTTTCGCATTTTGCCGCTAACACCAGCGAATTCCACAAACATCCTTTATCAAAGAGTTTTTGCGCTTCTTCCAAATTCGGCTTCTCGCGGAAATTGAGAACCCTGTAGAAACGATTTCTTTCATGCAAAAGAAAATTTTTATTTGGTTCAATCCATCCATATTCCGGATTTGCGTTGGTTGGTTTGATTCCCAAGAGAACGACGTAATCGGGATGCTCTCCAATGAACGATATTGCCCGTTCGACATAGTAAAGAAAACGTTCTTCCTCACCGATGAAATGATCTGATGGAAAGATTGCCACAACAGCGTCCGGATCACGGAAATAAATATGCGAAAGTGCAAGATACACACTTGCCGCTGACTCCCGGTTTTCTGGGGCTACAAGAACTGCCTTCATCTCGCGTTCTTTGAGCTCTTCCGGTAAGTATTTTCTGTGTTTACGGGCAACAACAATTTGAAGTTGTCTGGGGGGAATTAATTTTTCTACACGATCAAGCGTGTGGCGCAGCATGGATCGTTTGCCGATAATTGCAGAGTATTGTTTTGGACGATCGACACCATACCGCTTACGGATAAATTCCTGCAGACGTTTTCCTTCTCCGCCGGCGAGAACGATTCCCCAAAGATGATCTGTGTCTGCCATGTGTTGCTCTTTTTTCGTGAGCGGCAATCACACACTGTCATTGTGCAGTAGTTGTCTGGACAGTGTTCTTTCTTAAAGAAATTTATGAAAGAAGTACCATTGGCGCAACAACAGATTTTTCGACCAATGCATAATTATACATCTAGTGCCGTTTCCATTAAATAATCTTGTGTTTTAGATAATGCGGTTGCAAATGGAAACGAGCACTACTGCCTTTTTTATTTTTGTTTAATAAAAACACAAGATTTCTTTTTAGAAGTGGCCCTAGATTATTCCACACGCTCCACATGAACAGTATCCGTTGTTCCCATCGCCTTCAATGGTAATCCGGCAGTGAAGACAACAAAGTTACCGCGTTCAACATATCCTTCTTGTTTGAGACATTCAATAATCTTGCGGAATGCTGTATCATTATCTTGGATGAAATCTTTCATGACAATACCGCGCACAGACCATACGAGGTTTAAACTGCGAAGGATTCTTTCGTCGCTGGTTATTGCAACGATCCTCGATTCGGGGCGATACTTGCTTATTTTCACTGCTGTTGCACCTGAATGTGTGATTGGTACGATTGCTGTGGCATTCACCTGGCGAGCCAAGACACAAGCCGCACGCGCGATAGCATCAAATACATTCTGCTGAATTTCCGCTGGAATTTGTTTGATGCTTAAGTGATTGCGCAAGCGAATTTCAGCCCGGCAAATAATGCGATCCATCGTTTGCACAGTCTCAACCGGATATTTTCCGACCGACGTTTCTGCGCTTAACATAACAGCATCTGCGCCATCAAGCACGGCGTTTGCGACATCGCTTGCCTCGGCACGTGTGGGTCGCGGGTTTTCTATCATCGATTCCAGCATTTGCGTTGCGATAATCACGGGGACACCGGCTTCATTGCACTTTCGCACAATCATCTTCTGCAGGATGGGCACATCTTCCGGCATCATCTCAACTCCAAGATCACCACGCGCGACCATAACAACATCGGTTTCCGCCACGATGGAATCAATGACATCGATCGCTTCTTTCATTTCTATTTTTGCAACAATAGGGACCCGTACTTTTGTCTGCTGCTGAATGACGGACCGTAGATGTCGAATATCTTCGGCAGACCGCACAAATGAAAGCGCCACATAATCTACGTCATGTAAAATGCCGAATTGCAAATCCTCTATGTCTTTTTCAGTCAACGACGGTGTACTCAACTTGACACCTGGTAGATTCATTCCCTTATGTTCCTTCAGAATGCCGCCATTGATCACCGTACATTCAACATCCCTTACTGTTTTCGATACAACCCGCAGTGCCATTTTCCCATCATCCAATAAAATAGTATCTCCCGCTTT
Protein-coding regions in this window:
- the mnmA gene encoding tRNA 2-thiouridine(34) synthase MnmA; translation: MKTDNKNITVAVGMSGGVDSSVAAALLLKEGYSVIGITMKTYDYMEVGGFGPNESSCCDLNAVMDAHAVAEKLGFPHYVVNLREEFGTAVINNFVEEYLKGRTPNPCVICNRKIKFGVLLEKAQERGAQYIATGHYARVRFDQHRKRHILSRGMYAEKDQSYALWAVTQEALSKTMFPLGEMTKPEVRALAEQYELINARKHESYEICFVPDDNYERFLKERIPNLQGQVSGGDIVQDGNVVGKHNGYPFYTIGQRRNIGAYGQKMYVTEIDSNTNTIKIGTDDELHHRTLIASQVNWSGIAVLEKNLRVRARVRYKDSGTDALVSLEENGNIKVTFDQPKRAITPGQSVVIYDGDDVLCGGVIEQVLD
- a CDS encoding sugar phosphate nucleotidyltransferase — encoded protein: MADTDHLWGIVLAGGEGKRLQEFIRKRYGVDRPKQYSAIIGKRSMLRHTLDRVEKLIPPRQLQIVVARKHRKYLPEELKEREMKAVLVAPENRESAASVYLALSHIYFRDPDAVVAIFPSDHFIGEEERFLYYVERAISFIGEHPDYVVLLGIKPTNANPEYGWIEPNKNFLLHERNRFYRVLNFREKPNLEEAQKLFDKGCLWNSLVLAAKCETLVKMYRQQLKVIYDAFKKGKSVYGTDEEESFIVDAFENIPSRSFSKCVLEVIPESLFVLRGEGILWSDWGTKEQVLKDLDSLGVSR
- the pyk gene encoding pyruvate kinase, which encodes MRIKKAIAKTKIICTLGPASQSIKQLVELINAGMDVARLNFSHGTHEDHLLSIQNVREASKLTGEHISILQDLCGPKIRTGKLQNNSIELKAGATFTFTIDEIVGDEHRVATTYRELPDDVKAGDTILLDDGKMALRVVSKTVRDVECTVINGGILKEHKGMNLPGVKLSTPSLTEKDIEDLQFGILHDVDYVALSFVRSAEDIRHLRSVIQQQTKVRVPIVAKIEMKEAIDVIDSIVAETDVVMVARGDLGVEMMPEDVPILQKMIVRKCNEAGVPVIIATQMLESMIENPRPTRAEASDVANAVLDGADAVMLSAETSVGKYPVETVQTMDRIICRAEIRLRNHLSIKQIPAEIQQNVFDAIARAACVLARQVNATAIVPITHSGATAVKISKYRPESRIVAITSDERILRSLNLVWSVRGIVMKDFIQDNDTAFRKIIECLKQEGYVERGNFVVFTAGLPLKAMGTTDTVHVERVE